A region from the Drosophila mauritiana strain mau12 chromosome 2L, ASM438214v1, whole genome shotgun sequence genome encodes:
- the LOC117148540 gene encoding serine/threonine-protein phosphatase 1 regulatory subunit 10, with protein sequence MFARNRELRLAFGLIFWTSLAVTQKASAQDEAVSQRSGNQLDLAGSAIAKSFEPPPEFYRGPGSGGGLENNTPISSSGHPSLGSVGESLSDTYNRWRAGGANLQDRISVGPYGAAGVGASHAPNVGSFESNSHPYPYEYSHGSGGGGVGGAGLAGGAASGAYFGSSSVEAGIPFDVYGSRPGHAVGHGHYSPPEYAYPYPPDNHEIAAHKGPGYGDLSSKALLAKSFLIPLASAAVLGIAAALVSNPLLLQLGTVSGLGTFVGKRKRRAAGRNPTARKVHKYTL encoded by the exons ATGTTCGCCCGCAATCGTGAGCTTCGGCTTGCATTTGGCCTTATCTTCTGGACGAGTCTCGCGGTGACCCAAAAAGCAAGTGCCCAAGATGAAGCGGTCAGCCAGCGGTCGGGAAACCAATTGGATCTGGCTGGTTCGGCCATTGCCAAGAGTTTCGAGCCACCGCCCGAATTCTATAGGGGTCCAGGCTCAGGAGGGGGATTGGAAAACAATACTCCCATCAGTTCCAGCGGTCATCCCTCTCTGGGGAGTGTGGGCGAAAGTCTAAGTGATACCTACAATAGGTGGCGAGCTGGAGGTGCAAATCTCCAGGATCGCATCAGTGTGG GTCCTTATGGAGCCGCAGGAGTAGGGGCATCGCATGCACCGAATGTGGGCAGCTTTGAAAGCAATTCCCACCCGTATCCCTACGAGTACTCCCACGGCAGCGGAGGAGGTGGAGTAGGAGGAGCTGGTCTAGCAGGTGGAGCTGCAAGTGGCGCCTATTTCGGCAGTTCCAGTGTAGAGGCTGGTATTCCCTTTGATGTGTATGGATCGCGACCGGGTCACGCCGttggccatggccactatTCACCGCCAGAGTATGCGTATCCGTATCCTCCGGATAACCACGAGATAGCCGCGCACAAGGGTCCCGGCTACGGTGACCTATCCTCCAAAGCACTGCTGGCCAAAAGCTTTCTCATCCCGTTGGCCAGTGCTGCAGTTCTTGGCATCGCCGCCGCCCTGGTCAGCAATCCTCTGCTCCTCCAATTGGGCACTGTTTCGGGACTGGGGACCTTCGTTGGCAAACGTAAACGACGAGCAGCAGGTCGAAATCCGACGGCGAGGAAAGTCCATAAATACACTTTATAA
- the LOC117135193 gene encoding uncharacterized protein LOC117135193, with the protein MGSKRKLRFLLEGDDQQENRPDGDGPRIKHIFTPTDFNIPRANQRSFLAESKSIQQKNTPSRFQTMWQTLNKSGGSSSSQPDSPGNSSFSSCSQLLNTSWPGTRRRAKALPLAVQNSSRTPPSVSYEGRKASSLFQSSWKSLMNQTASCNESSEDCYIDSDPTTPQRLAVSSFQTSWKSLSQSSLNKSNCSGLTEDSYTESSPSIQLVPSESPRQYLPISQNRVNLKANLRFVRGGYAEEFRKVLKKVRMDLRQLKNHKATHTARILSVTNQYGVTMALVAPDNGPSFNILPPKGETTQLTVGSTVQFYLDPRIKPLELNNKQLIYCRPYNVVLKV; encoded by the coding sequence ATGGGCTCCAAACGTAAGCTTAGATTCCTTTTGGAGGGAGACGATCAGCAGGAGAACAGACCGGATGGCGATGGACCAAGGATTAAGCATATATTTACACCAACTGACTTTAATATTCCAAGAGCCAATCAAAGGAGTTTTTTGGCGGAGTCCAAATCCATTCAACAGAAGAACACTCCCTCCAGGTTCCAGACCATGTGGCAGACGTTAAACAAGtccggcggcagcagcagcagtcaaCCTGATTCTCCAGGAAACTCCAGTTTCTCATCATGTTCCCAGCTTCTGAACACCAGTTGGCCAGGAACGAGGCGAAGAGCAAAAGCATTGCCCCTTGCTGTCCAGAATTCCTCAAGAACTCCTCCTTCAGTTTCATATGAAGGACGTAAGGCAAGCTCCTTATTCCAAAGTTCTTGGAAATCATTAATGAACCAAACCGCTTCGTGCAACGAGTCGTCAGAGGATTGCTACATTGACTCTGATCCAACTACTCCTCAACGATTGGCAGTGTCTTCATTCCAAACTTCTTGGAAATCGTTAAGTCAAAGCTCGCTGAACAAATCTAACTGCTCTGGTTTGACCGAGGATAGCTACACCGAATCTTCTCCATCTATTCAACTTGTGCCTAGTGAAAGTCCTAGGCAGTATCTGCCAATTAGCCAGAATAGAGTCAATTTAAAGGCAAACCTACGCTTTGTTAGAGGAGGCTATGCTGAAGAATTCCGCAAAGTCCTGAAAAAAGTGCGAATGGATCTGCGTCAACTGAAAAACCATAAAGCCACCCACACGGCTAGAATTTTGTCAGTTACAAACCAGTATGGTGTAACCATGGCCTTAGTGGCTCCCGATAATGGACCTAGTTTCAATATTCTTCCTCCAAAAGGAGAAACCACACAACTTACAGTTGGATCTACAGTACAATTTTACCTGGATCCAAGGAT